One genomic window of Haladaptatus sp. R4 includes the following:
- a CDS encoding helix-turn-helix domain-containing protein: protein MSTIAEIELPAKEFALRTALERTSNAEFDVVRVAAHDSDHVMPYLWVSADDMDALDSALREDRSVEELTLIEDLDDERLYRMHWVDQIHVVIHILVEEQATILNLHGKDDRWRLRILFPDRDSLSATYDFCQDTGLSIDVRNIYEISDTRHGLYGLTEEQHETLMMALEGGYYDVPRESTADDLADNLSISHQAVSERLRRGHRSLVKNALAVSPNDGRD, encoded by the coding sequence ATGAGTACGATAGCGGAAATAGAACTCCCCGCGAAGGAGTTCGCGCTCAGAACTGCGCTGGAGCGTACCTCGAACGCCGAATTCGACGTGGTTCGTGTGGCGGCACACGATTCCGACCACGTCATGCCCTACCTCTGGGTGTCGGCGGACGACATGGACGCGCTGGATTCGGCGCTCCGAGAGGACAGGAGCGTCGAGGAACTCACCCTCATCGAAGATCTCGACGATGAACGTCTATATCGGATGCATTGGGTGGACCAGATTCACGTCGTCATCCACATCCTCGTCGAGGAACAAGCGACCATCCTGAACCTACACGGCAAGGATGACCGCTGGCGCCTTCGAATTCTGTTTCCCGACCGAGATTCGCTGTCGGCGACGTACGATTTCTGTCAGGACACGGGTCTCTCGATCGACGTGCGAAACATCTACGAGATAAGCGACACCCGCCACGGACTGTATGGGTTGACCGAGGAACAACACGAGACGCTGATGATGGCGCTCGAAGGGGGGTACTACGACGTCCCACGCGAATCGACGGCCGACGATCTCGCGGACAATCTCAGTATCTCCCATCAGGCGGTGTCCGAGCGACTCCGCCGCGGGCATCGAAGCCTCGTGAAAAACGCGCTCGCGGTGTCGCCGAACGACGGTCGGGACTGA
- a CDS encoding VOC family protein, giving the protein MTGTEFEIVPETRVGRVALRVTDIDRTSRFYESVIGLERQRESGGTVVLGAGGRPLLELVGDSDASPRTAPETGLFHTAFLVPSRRALADVLVRIEEEWELSGASDHRVSEALYLTDPEGNGVEVYRDRPREGWPTDGDGHVEMDTLPLDIDELRTESTEEGKVPPETVVGHVHLEVSSIPAARVFYAGTLGLRVRQEFGPSALFLAADGYHHHVGMNTWNGRSEPATGRGLAWFELVVPDRKSLERIRERCIERGIATTPTERGFEVSDTDRITIRLSVID; this is encoded by the coding sequence ATGACTGGGACGGAGTTCGAAATAGTTCCGGAAACGAGGGTCGGTCGTGTCGCGCTACGCGTCACCGACATCGACCGAACGAGCAGATTCTACGAGAGTGTGATCGGTCTCGAACGCCAGCGTGAGAGCGGCGGAACCGTCGTTCTCGGCGCAGGAGGACGGCCACTGCTCGAACTCGTGGGGGACTCCGACGCGTCGCCGCGAACGGCACCCGAAACGGGCTTGTTCCACACGGCGTTTCTGGTTCCATCACGACGTGCCCTGGCCGACGTACTCGTGCGTATCGAGGAGGAATGGGAGCTAAGCGGTGCGTCCGACCATCGCGTGAGCGAAGCACTCTACCTCACGGACCCGGAAGGCAACGGCGTCGAAGTGTATCGTGACCGCCCTCGCGAGGGGTGGCCGACCGACGGGGACGGCCACGTCGAGATGGACACGCTTCCGCTCGATATCGATGAACTCCGAACGGAATCGACGGAGGAGGGGAAGGTCCCACCGGAGACGGTCGTCGGACACGTCCATCTCGAAGTTTCGTCGATTCCCGCCGCACGGGTGTTTTACGCCGGGACGCTGGGGTTGCGAGTTCGACAGGAGTTCGGCCCGTCCGCGCTCTTTCTCGCGGCCGACGGCTACCACCATCACGTCGGCATGAACACGTGGAACGGACGGAGTGAACCGGCGACGGGACGGGGCTTGGCGTGGTTCGAACTGGTGGTCCCCGACCGAAAGTCACTCGAAAGGATACGGGAGCGTTGTATCGAACGGGGAATCGCCACGACGCCGACCGAACGCGGATTCGAAGTGTCTGATACGGATAGGATTACTATTCGACTGTCTGTCATTGACTGA